A genomic region of Micromonospora sp. NBRC 110009 contains the following coding sequences:
- a CDS encoding Maf family protein: MLSSPPLRLVLASQSPARRKLLQAAGIEPDVLVSGVDESQVVSDRAEELCLELARLKAEAVLGRLRATPDERTLVLGCDSVLAFDGEILGKPADAADATRRWRRMRGRSGVLHTGHCLIDVAREARAEAVASTTVHFADISDEEIAAYVATGEPLAVAGAFTIDGLGGAFLTGIEGDPGTVVGLSLPLLRSLLAELALSITDLWTKVAPGGQEIEHLG, translated from the coding sequence GTGTTGAGTTCCCCACCGCTGCGCCTCGTGCTCGCCTCGCAGAGTCCCGCCCGCCGCAAGCTGCTCCAGGCCGCCGGGATCGAACCTGACGTGCTGGTGAGCGGCGTCGACGAGTCCCAGGTGGTCAGTGACCGGGCGGAGGAGCTGTGCCTGGAGCTGGCCCGGCTGAAGGCGGAGGCGGTGCTGGGCCGGCTGCGCGCCACGCCGGACGAGCGGACGCTGGTGCTCGGCTGTGATTCGGTGCTGGCGTTCGACGGGGAGATCCTGGGCAAGCCGGCCGACGCGGCGGACGCCACTCGGCGGTGGCGGCGGATGCGTGGGCGCAGCGGGGTGCTGCACACCGGGCACTGCCTGATCGACGTGGCCCGCGAGGCGCGGGCGGAGGCGGTGGCCTCGACGACGGTGCACTTCGCGGACATCAGCGACGAGGAGATCGCCGCGTACGTGGCGACGGGCGAGCCGCTGGCGGTGGCCGGGGCGTTCACCATCGACGGGCTGGGCGGGGCGTTCCTGACCGGCATCGAGGGTGACCCGGGCACGGTGGTCGGGCTCTCCCTGCCGCTGCTGCGCAGCCTCCTCGCCGAGCTGGCGCTGAGCATCACCGATCTGTGGACCAAGGTCGCGCCTGGGGGCCAGGAAATCGAACATCTCGGCTAA
- a CDS encoding O-methyltransferase, which translates to MTTKPLPLTPELHAYLVAHGSAPDEVVRELAEETRTLLPAQAGMQVAPEQAAFLTFLTRLLGVRQAVEVGTFTGLSSLAIARGLAEGGRLTCFDISEEYTGIARRYWTRAGMQDRIELRIGPAADTLRELPRERYLDFAFIDADKVGYPVYWDELVPRMRPGGVVAVDNTLRGGRVLAPQNADDRAIAAFNDEILSDVRVEVVMLPIADGVTLARVR; encoded by the coding sequence ATGACCACGAAGCCGTTGCCGCTGACCCCGGAACTGCACGCCTATCTCGTGGCCCACGGTTCAGCTCCGGACGAGGTCGTCCGTGAGCTGGCTGAGGAGACCCGGACGCTCCTCCCCGCCCAGGCGGGGATGCAGGTCGCGCCAGAGCAGGCCGCGTTCCTGACCTTCCTCACCCGGCTGCTCGGCGTCCGGCAGGCGGTGGAGGTGGGCACCTTCACCGGGCTGTCCTCGCTGGCGATCGCCCGGGGGCTCGCCGAGGGCGGCCGGCTGACCTGCTTCGACATCTCGGAGGAATACACGGGCATCGCCCGGCGGTACTGGACCCGCGCCGGCATGCAGGACCGGATCGAGCTGCGCATCGGTCCGGCCGCGGACACGCTGCGCGAGCTGCCCCGCGAGCGCTACCTGGACTTCGCGTTCATCGACGCGGACAAGGTGGGCTACCCGGTCTACTGGGACGAGCTGGTGCCCCGGATGCGGCCAGGCGGGGTCGTCGCGGTGGACAACACGCTGCGCGGCGGCCGGGTGCTCGCCCCGCAGAACGCCGACGACCGGGCGATCGCCGCGTTCAACGACGAGATCCTGTCCGACGTCCGGGTCGAGGTGGTCATGCTCCCGATCGCCGACGGGGTCACCCTGGCCCGGGTGCGCTGA
- a CDS encoding MFS transporter, which yields MPRLTHDKITWLTYAQLGLWGFFLYGFGPVVPLLRDEQGTSAAIAGLHSTGIAVGALLGGALFAPVARRVGRGPAIWLGLAGVAAGVAALGLLSALPATIAAVAVIATFGMLVISGVNVVLAGHHGPAAPAALAEANAACAGMGILAPLVIGATVGAGLGWRPVMAVEVGLIALVALAALTFRVRLPNAAPAAVAAADPVGVTATAIAEPADSRPDRPRAGASRPDPARPTRAGAGVDLAERAADRPSRPVAGGLPRAYWIAWVLMSVTGSIEVCLSLWTADVLRTHAGLSAGGASAAIAAIVCGMFVGRAAGGRVALRWPPVPLLLAALTVSLAGFALFWSAPVGWLAVTGLVVLGLGNALHYPLAISIALAVAGPAADKAAGWSSYSMGVGFGIAPVALGWVADGVGPHLAFLLLPGFIAAALLLAVRLGRALRAPRPADHPAATLLAARS from the coding sequence GTGCCCCGCCTCACCCATGACAAGATCACCTGGCTGACCTACGCCCAGCTGGGGCTGTGGGGCTTCTTTCTCTACGGGTTCGGTCCCGTCGTCCCGCTGCTCCGCGACGAACAGGGCACCAGCGCCGCCATCGCCGGCCTGCACAGCACCGGCATCGCGGTCGGCGCGCTGCTCGGCGGGGCCCTGTTCGCCCCGGTCGCCCGCCGGGTCGGGCGCGGCCCGGCCATCTGGCTCGGTCTCGCCGGGGTGGCCGCCGGCGTCGCCGCCCTCGGGCTGCTGAGTGCGCTGCCCGCCACCATCGCGGCCGTCGCGGTCATCGCGACCTTCGGCATGCTGGTGATCAGCGGGGTGAACGTCGTGCTCGCCGGCCACCACGGGCCCGCCGCGCCGGCGGCGCTCGCCGAGGCCAACGCGGCCTGCGCCGGCATGGGCATCCTCGCGCCGCTGGTCATCGGCGCCACCGTCGGCGCCGGCCTGGGCTGGCGGCCGGTGATGGCCGTCGAGGTCGGGCTGATCGCGCTGGTCGCGCTCGCCGCCCTGACCTTCCGGGTACGCCTGCCGAACGCCGCCCCCGCTGCCGTGGCTGCCGCCGACCCGGTCGGGGTGACCGCCACGGCGATCGCGGAACCGGCCGATTCCCGCCCGGACCGGCCCCGCGCCGGTGCCTCCCGCCCTGACCCCGCGCGGCCGACCCGGGCGGGTGCCGGCGTCGACCTCGCCGAGCGGGCTGCCGACCGGCCGAGCCGCCCAGTGGCCGGCGGGCTGCCGCGCGCCTACTGGATCGCCTGGGTGCTGATGTCGGTGACCGGCTCGATCGAGGTCTGCCTGTCGCTCTGGACGGCCGACGTGCTGCGTACCCACGCCGGGCTGAGCGCCGGCGGTGCGTCCGCGGCGATCGCGGCCATCGTCTGTGGGATGTTCGTCGGCCGGGCGGCCGGCGGCCGGGTCGCGCTGCGCTGGCCGCCGGTGCCGCTGCTGCTCGCCGCGCTGACCGTCTCCCTCGCCGGGTTCGCGCTCTTCTGGTCCGCCCCGGTCGGCTGGCTGGCCGTGACCGGCCTGGTGGTGCTCGGGCTGGGCAACGCCCTGCACTACCCGCTGGCGATCTCCATCGCCCTGGCCGTCGCCGGGCCGGCCGCGGACAAGGCGGCCGGCTGGTCCTCGTACTCGATGGGGGTGGGGTTCGGGATCGCGCCGGTCGCGCTCGGCTGGGTGGCCGACGGCGTCGGCCCGCACCTGGCCTTCCTGCTGCTGCCCGGCTTCATCGCGGCGGCCCTGCTGCTCGCGGTGCGACTCGGTCGCGCCCTGCGGGCACCCCGCCCCGCCGACCACCCGGCGGCCACCCTGCTCGCCGCCCGCTCCTGA
- a CDS encoding ABC transporter permease produces MKLARDTWLIFQRQIQLLLRNPVWVFVGVFQPVMYLLLFAPLLKPALNAPTQAEAYKIFVPGLLVLLAIFGGLFQGFGLIAELRAGVIERSRVTPVSRLALLLGRSLRDVVSLVAQAVIITLLALLFDLRVFIGYLLLAYLMLALIALMTSAVSYGVALKVKSEDALAPLMNTVAQPVLLLSGILLPLTFAPGWLQGIAKWNPFSWSVDGVRALFAGDLSNAKVWQGLTIVAVLAVAGVVWAARQFARSVR; encoded by the coding sequence ATGAAACTCGCCCGCGACACCTGGCTCATCTTCCAGCGCCAGATCCAACTGCTGCTGCGCAACCCGGTCTGGGTCTTCGTCGGCGTCTTCCAGCCGGTGATGTACCTGCTGCTCTTCGCCCCACTGCTCAAGCCCGCGCTGAACGCGCCCACCCAGGCCGAGGCGTACAAGATCTTCGTCCCCGGCCTGCTGGTGCTGCTGGCCATCTTCGGCGGCCTGTTCCAGGGCTTCGGCCTGATCGCCGAGCTGCGCGCCGGGGTCATCGAGCGGTCCCGGGTCACCCCGGTCAGCCGGCTCGCCCTGCTGCTCGGCCGCTCGCTGCGCGACGTGGTCTCGCTGGTCGCGCAGGCGGTCATCATCACCCTGCTCGCGCTCCTGTTCGATCTGCGCGTCTTCATCGGCTACCTGCTGCTGGCGTACCTGATGCTGGCGCTGATCGCGCTGATGACCTCGGCCGTCTCGTACGGCGTCGCGCTCAAGGTCAAGAGCGAGGACGCGCTCGCCCCGCTGATGAACACCGTCGCCCAGCCGGTGCTGCTGCTCTCCGGCATCCTGCTGCCGCTCACCTTCGCTCCCGGCTGGCTCCAGGGCATCGCCAAGTGGAACCCCTTCTCCTGGTCCGTCGACGGCGTCCGGGCGCTCTTCGCCGGCGACCTGAGCAACGCCAAGGTCTGGCAGGGGCTGACCATCGTGGCCGTGCTCGCCGTCGCCGGTGTGGTCTGGGCCGCTCGGCAGTTCGCCCGCAGCGTCCGCTGA